The following coding sequences lie in one Nycticebus coucang isolate mNycCou1 chromosome 20, mNycCou1.pri, whole genome shotgun sequence genomic window:
- the LOC128572473 gene encoding RE1-silencing transcription factor-like, producing the protein MATQVMGQASGGKGLSTGSSSIVMELLKNVYNVHDLSKAEMATPQLIMLANVALTGEVNGSCCDYLIGEEKQMTELTTIGDNNFSDSDKEGIEESPQIKGEPNGLINTKLRNLELSVVQSQPVFEALPAPEVYSSNKHLPSEIKVAKDKWEKAYGGELCPYSSSRKTHVARHMHTHSDENLFRCAVMWPLIQVKFSED; encoded by the exons ATGGCCACTCAGGTAATGGGGCAGGCTTCTGGAGGAAAAGGGCTGTCCACTGGCAGCAGCAGCATTGTCATGGAGTTGCTTAAAAACGTGTATAATGTACACGACCTCTCCAAAGCTGAGATGGCTACACCTCAGCTTATCATGCTGGCAAATGTGGCTTTAACTGGGGAAGTAAATGGCAGCTGCTGCGATTACCTGATTGGTGAAGAAAAACAGATGACAGAACTGACGACTATTGGGGACAACAACTTTTCAGACAGTGATAAAGAAGGAATTGAAGAGTCTCCTCAAATAAAGGGTGAACCCAATGGACTGATAAACACGAAACTGAGGAATTTAGAACTCAGTGTTGTACAATCTCAGCCTGTATTTGAGGCATTACCTGCCCCAGAAGTTTACAGCTCAAATAAACATCTTCCTTCAGAAATAAAAGTAGCAAAGGACAAATG GGAGAAGGCCTATGGGGGTGAACTTTGTCCTTATTCAAGTTCTCGGAAGACTCATGTAGCTAGACATATGCATACTCATTCAGATGAGAATCTATTTAGATGTGCAGTTATGTGGCCTCTAATCCAAGTGAA